TCCCTTCCAGATGTAGCCCGCCGTACAGCACGAGGTCGGCTCCCGCCAGCCGCCGCACGTCGCCCGCCGACGCCTTGTAGAGGTGCGGGTCCACCCCCGGCCCCATCAGCCCGGTCACCCGCACCCGGTCCCCGCCGATCACGGCCGCGAGGTCACTGAGCATGTTGACGGTCGTGACGACCTGCACGCGCCCATCGTCCGGGGTAGAGGGGGGCGGGGCACAGGCGCTCAAGCCCAGCGCGGCGAGGAGCAGCAGGCTGCGCCTCATTCCGCCCCCCCATGCACGTGAACCTGCGCGGCCACGCCCAGCGCGAGGGTGAGGGGACCGCCTGCCAGCGCCACCGTGAGGGTGCCCAGCGCCGCATCCACCCGCGTCAGGGTCAGCGCCGCCCCCGGCGTCAGCCCCGCTGCCACCAGTGCCCGCAGCCCCGCCGGGTCGCCGTCGGGCACGCGGGCCACGGTCGCCGTCTCCTCCGGGGCAAGCTGGGTCAGCCGCCGCTCGGCGCGGGCCGGAACCTCGCCCCGCAGGGTGGGAATGGGGTCCCCGTGCGGGTCGTGGGTGGGGTCGCCCAGCCACGCGGCGATGCGGGCCTCCAGCCGTTCCGACAGTGCGTGCTCCAGTCGCTCGGCCTCCTCGTGCACCTCGTCCAGCGGCACGCCCAGCGCCCGGTGGAGGAACAGTTCCAGCAGGCGGTGGTGCCGCAACACCTCCAGCGCCACCTGCTCGCCCTCGGCGGTCAGGCGGGCCCCCTGGTACGGCGCGTGCGCGACGAGGCCCTGCTCGCTCAGCTTGCGGAGCATCCCCGTGGCACTCGCCGGGACCACGCCCAGCGCGTCGGCTAGGGCCTGCGTATTGACCTTACCGTCCTGTCCCAGCACATAGAGGTGCTTGAGGTAGTCCTCGGCGGAAGGGGAGAGGAGGCGGGCCGTCATACCCAAGTTTAGGCACGCCAAAAATTAAGATTCAAGGGGGGTGAAAAGGGGGGAGGCGGCGGGGTGGGAACCTTTCCGGCCTTTCCCGCCTCCTACCCTGTGAGGTGGCCTTGAATTCTCTCCCCGACAAGCAGCTCGTGCCCCTCGCCGCGCACCCCGGTCCCCACCGGGAAGCGGCCTTCGAGGTGCTGGTGCGGCGGCATTCGCCCCGGCTGCACCGCCTCGCTGCGGGGATGGTGGGGCCAGGCAGCGCCGACGACGTGCTTCAGGAGGTGTGGATGGGTGTGTACCGGAATCTGCGGGGCTTTCGCCAGGAGGCGCAGTTCACGACCTGGCTGCACCGCATCGCCCTGAACGCCTGTCACAAGGCGCTGGCCGCCCGCCCCTCCCTGCCTCTCGACGAGGCCCCCGAACCCGCTTCCCCCCACAGCCCTGCCCGAACGGGCGAGCAGGCCGACCTCCGCGCCCGCCTCGCGTGGGCGCTCGCCCGCCTCCCTCCCGAACAGCGCGACGCCGTGACCCTGCGCGAACTCGGCGGGCTGGACTACGCCGAGATCGCCGGGGTGCTGGGTGTGGAGGTCGGCACCGTGAAAAGCCGCCTCAGCCGGGGCCGCGCCGCCCTGCGCGAGTTGCTGAGCGCCGTAGGCGTGACCCCATGACCCCCAGAATTGGAGCCCGCACCATGACCGACGACGACCTCGACCTCCTCTTCGCCCAGGCCCGCGCCGAGACGCCCGCCGACGCCGGGGCCGCCGACCGATTCCTGGCCCGGCACCGCGCAGAGCGGGCCGCGCCCCCCCGCCGCGCTCCCCGCTGGCCCCCGCTGCTGGCCGCCGCTGCCATCCTCGCCGGGGTGCTGGTGCTGCGGCCCACGCCCGCCCTGCCTGCCAGCGCCGCCTACGACGTGTATCAGGGCACGCTGGGGGAGGGCTGGTGAAACGGGCCTTTGCCCTCGCGCTGGCCCTGACCGCGCTGGCCCAGGCCACTCCCGCCGACGACCTCGCGGCGGCCCTGCGCCAGTCGCGCACGCTGGCCGCACGCGGCGAGGCGGAAGTCAGCGTGTATTTCCCGCCCCGCGCGGTGCCCACCCGCACGGCGGCGCGGCTTCCGGTGGTCCCCTTCCGCCCCGCGCTGCTGGCCCGCCACTTCACCGTGACCCGCCAGGACGCGCCCGCCCCCGTCGTAGGCCGCGAGGCCATCCGCTACGACCTCACCCCGAAGGTGGGGCAGGCCGCCCGCTGGACCCTGTGGGTGGACCGGGCGTGGAACGTGCCCCTCGCCTACGAGGAACGGATGCCGGACGGCACCCTGGCCCGCCGCGCCGCCCTGACGCGGGTGCAGCCCCAGCCCGTGCGGGTGCAAACGGACGTGCCCCCCATCCCCGCTGGCTTGCGGTCGGCGGTCCTGACCGCACTGCCGGGCCTGCGCTTTCCCCCCGGCTTCGCCCCCGTGTCTGCCGAGGTCCGGGAGGGAGGCGGGGTGACCGTGTCCCTCAGCGACGGGGTGAACGTCCTCGCGCTGGTCGTCGCACCCCGCAACGTCCGCGCCGCGCCGGGGGTGGCCTCGCGGCGGGTGGGCGGGCGCTTCGTGTGGCTGGTGGGAAATCTGCCCGACGGGCCGCTCAGGAACGCTCTTTCCGGCATTCGTGCAGTGGACGAGACCCCCCTGGGAACTTTCCTGCCCTCCGTAGGCTCCAAGAGGTGATCATGCCCCTGCCCCCCCTCTCCCGCAAGCTCAGCGCCGAGGATGCCGCCCACCTGCTGCGCCGCACGGCCTTCGGTGCCACCGACGCCGGGATTCGTGCCCTGGTGGGCCGCCCCGCCCACGAGGTGACCCGCGACCTCCTCTCGTTCGGCGACGAACGCGCCCCCGGCAATCCTTTCGACCCCTCCAGTGCCGCCACCCCCGGCGCGGGCATCCAGCTCACGCGGGCGGCGTGGCTCTACGAACTGTTCTACGGCCCCCACCCCCTGCGCGAGCTGCTGGCCCTAGCCTGGAGCAACCATTTCGTGATCGGCACCGACAAGGTGCGGAACGTGCCCATGCTCACGGCCTACCTCGGCCTGCTGCGCCGTCACTCGGCCACGACCGACTTCGCCCGCTTCACGCTGGAGGTCGCGCAGTCGCCCGCCATGCTGCGCTATCTGGACAACGACCAGAACCGCAAGGGACGGCCCAACGAGAACTTCAGCCGCGAGCTGCTGGAGCTGTTCACCACCGGCATCGGCCCCTACACCGAGGACGACGTGCGCGAGGGGGCGCGTGCCCTGACGGGCTGGAGCTTCGAGGGGGGGCGCGGCAACCAGAACTTCCTGCAAGAGGCCCGCTTCCTCTTCCGACCCGGCCAGCACGACACCGGCCAGAAAACCTATCTGGGCCAGAGTGGGAACCTGGGCGGCGAGGACGTGATTCGTCTCGCGGCCACGCACCCAGCCACGGCTCCCTTCATCGCCCGCAAACTGCACCGCGCCCTCGTCGCGGACGAGCCGGACCCGGCGGCGGTGGCGGCGAGCGCCGAGACCTTCCGCCGCACGCATGGGAACGTTCGCGCCGTGCTGGAAGAACTTCTCGCCAGCGAGCACTTCTACTCGCGCCGCGCTGCCATCATTCGCGGTCCGGTCGCCTTCATCACGGGGGCGGTGCGGACCCTGGGACAACCGAAGCTGGAGGCCAAGCAGATTCTCACGCTCGCGCAGACGGCCGGGCGGATGGGCCAACTCCTCCTGGAACCCGACACCGTGAAGGGCTGGGACGGGGGCCGCGAGTGGATCAACGACACCACGCTGCTGCTGCGGATGCAGGTGGCCGCCTCCCTGACCACCGCAGGCACCGCCCCGAAGCTGGAGGCCCAACCCTCCGACCTCGCCCTGCTGGGCACCGAACGCTCGCCGCTGGCCGGGGTGACGGACGGCCTGAACCCCAAGCAGCGCCTCTACCTGACCCTCATCAGCCCCGAGTTCGGGTTGGCCTGACGCTCCCCCAAGAGGTGACCATGACTGTGGACCGACGCGACTTCCTGAAATACTCCGCCCTCGCGGTGGCCGCGACGAGCGGGATGCCCGGCTTTCTGGCGCGGGCGGCGGCGCAGGCGGCGACCCAGCCCGCCGCGGGCGGCAAGACCCTGGTGGTCATCCAGCTCACCGGGGGCAACGACGGCCTCAATACGTTGGTGCCCTACTCCAACGGGGCGTATTACGCGGCGCGGCCCAACATCGCCATTCCCAGAAAGGACGTGCTGACCCTCACGCCCGATCTGGGGATGCATCCCTCGCTCAAGCCCTTGATGCCCCTCTGGGAGAGCGGCCACCTCGCCTGGATGGAGAATGTCGGGTACCCCAACCCCAACCGCTCCCACTTCGCGTCCATGGCGATCTGGCACACCGCCGACCCCACCCAGGCGCAGGCGGAAGGCTGGATCGGACGGGTGGCCGAGAAGATCGGGGACCCCTTCTGCGCCTCCAACCTCGGCGGCACCACCCCACAGGCGCTGCGGGCGTCCGAGTTCAGCCTGCCCAGCATTGACCGGGTGGACAGCTTTCAGGTGAGGCTCCCGGCGGGGCTGGACGGGGCCTTCGAGCGGCTGCTGAACCTCCCCCGCGAGGGCGAGGCCGACTACCTTGGCCGCGCCGCCCGGCAGATGGTGGCGAACACGCGGGAGGTGCAGGCGAACGTGGCGAAGTACCGCCCCGGCGCGAAGTACCCGGAAGGCCGCTTCGGGCTGAACCTGCAAGACGCCGCCCGCCTCATCGCCGCCGGAACCGGGCAGCGGGTGCTGTACGTCTCGCTGGGCGGCTTTGACACCCACGCGGGCCAGCGGGCCGAGCAGGACGAGTTGCTGGCGACCCTCGCCTCCGGCCTCGCGGCGTTTCAGGCTGACCTGGAGGCGCAGGGCCTCGCCGACCGGGTGATCGTGATGGGCTTTTCGGAGTTTGGACGCCGGGTCGCCGAGAACGGCAGCGCGGGCACCGACCACGGCCAGGGCAGCGTGATGTTCGCGCTGGGTCAGGGGGTGAAGGGCGGCATTCATGGCGACAGCCCCGATCTGGAAAACCTCGCGGACGGCGATATCCGCTACAGGCAGGACTTCCGGGGCGTGTACGCGGGGGCGCTCACGCACTGGCTGGGCCTGAATGCCCGCGACATCCTGCGCGGCGACTTTGCGGGACCGGAGTGGGTGGCATGAGCGCCCGCGTCGGCGGTGCGCTGCTCGCCGGGCTGGTCCTCCTCTCGGCTCCGGCGGCCCTCGCCCTGCCCAAATACCGGGTGGAGGCCGCCCGCTTCCTGGGCCACGACAAGGACGATCCCCTCTGGCAGCTCTCCGGCAAGGTGATGCCCTGCGTGACCTGTCACATCCAGCCCCAGGGCGGGAAGGGCTGGAACCCGTTCGGCCAGAGCCTCCAGGCCGAGTTCCGTGCCCAGCCGACCGCCAGCTTCCGCACGGTCCTGCGCTCGGTGCTGGCGCGGGAAGCCGATGCGGACGCCGACGGCTACCCCGACGCGCTGGAGTTCTTCGCCCGCACCCTGCCCGGCGACCCCAAGAGCAAGCCTACCAAGTCCTTACGTGACCTTCAGGCCGAGTTTGAGAAGGCAGGGGGCCTGCCGGACGAGAAGCCCAAAAAGTAAACTCCACGCCCGGTGGGGGGGCAGTGGAGTCTGATTTAGAAGGGGGAGGAGCTTGCCTCCCCCGCTCGCTTTGAGATTCAGGCGACCAGTTCGGCGCGAATCACGGGGAGACGCCGCCCACCCGCGATCTGCTGCACCACATCCTCGCGCACCTCGTTGGCGCGGCCCAGGCCCAGCTCAGCGATCAGGCGCACAAAGTCGTGGAGGGTGTACGGCCCCTCGTTGCCCTGCGCGTAGAAGAAGTAGGAGGCCAGCTCCTCCATCGTCAACTGTGACATGTCATTAATTTAGCCTTAAAGCTCTGAACATTTTCTGACTTCTGTCCCCTCCCTTCTCAGCCTCTTCTCCCACGTCACCCACATCGCCTCGGGGACGTAGCCCAGCCGGGTATTCACCCGCAGCATCGGCAGATTGAGGATGGCTCCCCCGGTCCCGGCGTGGGTGTAGCCCTCTGTCTGTGCCCAGGCCAGTGCGTGCGCCTTGACCAGCGTGGCGAGGCCCCGGCCCCGGTGCGCCGGGTGGGTGACCGTAAGGTCGCTGGAAACTTCACTCGTGCCCTGGAGGCTGCGGTCCTGCGGCAGCGTCAGGCGGGTCAGGGCCAGCAGTTCGCCGCGCCGCCGTACCACGAAGACGGCTTCCTCGCGGGTCATCACCTCGCGCAGGGCGAGCAGGTCCAGGGGCGCGGTCATCGTCGTCGGGTTGCGCGGCACGTCGGCCTCGCCCTGGCGGTGGAGGGTGTACAGGGCCTGCCACTCGGCTTCCGGGGCGTCCATGCGCCAGCGGTCGACCTCGTAGCCCTCCAGAAAGAGGCGTTCCTCCAGCGCCCGGAACCGCTCGGGGTCCCACCCCCGCAGGTCGAGGTGCGCTCCCCACGACTGCCACGCGTTGCGAAAGCCCGCCGCCGCGAAAAAGGTCATCTTCTCGGAGAAATCTTCGCGGGTCACGCCCAGCAGCCGGGAGTATCCGGCGGGCCACTCGGCCAGCAGCGCCAGATACAGCGGGCTGAACACGGCCCCCTCCCCCGCAAGGTCCAGCCGCAGTGCGTCCGGGGCGCTGTCGCCAAAGGGCGCGAGGTGCGCGGTCGCCACGACCTCGCCGCCCCGCACGGCCACGAGGCGCCGCCGCTCGGGCCGCGTGCTCTCGCGGAAATGCTCCGGGCGGTAGGTCCACAGGCCGCGCACGCTCCGGGTCACGAGATCGGCCACGGCAGGGGCGTCGGCCTGCTGGAAGGAGCGGAAATGTAGGGAAGAGCGGGTGTCAGTCACGCCTCCATCCTTCCTGCTGCCCGGCCGCCGGGCGAATCTCAGGCATACGCCGGATGGCTTAGGGCTGCATATGCGCCGAACTGCTCTTCCCCTTTGCCTGACCTGGCGAGCTTCCCACCCAAGTCGCTGCAATTCATCAGCGACTCACATTCACGGAATGACTTGACAGGATTATGCCTCCGGCGTATTCTGTTTATACCGGAATGGAAGCGCCGTGGGTGTGCTTGTTTCCCGAACCGGATGGAGCCTGTCGGCCCCGAAGTTGTCCTTTGATCACGCCCCTACCTCGTGGCAGGTGGGGGCGTGTCCTTTGCCGCGCGGCCTTGCCCGGTAGACTGCGCCCCATGACAGCCGAACGACAGGGTCAGGACCTGGATCGCCTGAGCATCACCACCATGCGCACGCTCGCCATCGACGCGGTGCAGGCGGCCAACAGCGGCCACCCCGGTGCGCCGCTGGGCGCGTCCCCGATGGCCTACGTGCTGTGGCAGCGTTTCCTGCGCCACAACCCGCAGAACCCCGAGTGGGCCGGGCGCGACCGCTTCGTGCTGTCGGCGGGGCACGCCTCCATGCTGATCTACTCGCTGCTGCACCTGACCGGGTACGACATGCCCCTGGAGGACATCAAGCGCTTCCGGCAGTGGCAGAGCAAGACCCCCGGCCACCCCGAGTTCTTCCACACTCCCGGCTTGGACGCGACCACCGGGCCGCTGGGTCAGGGCGCGGCAATGACCGTAGGCATGGCGATGGCGGAAGCGCACCTCGCCGCCCGCTACAACCGCGACGGCTTCCCGATCTTTGACAACCACGTCTACTCCATCCTGGGCGACGGCGACCTGCAAGAAGGCGTCAACCACGAGGCCGCCGCGCTCGCCGGGCACCTGAAACTCGGCAAGTTGATCTGGCTGCACGACGACAACGCGGTGCAGCTCGACACCGCCACCGAGAAGGCCGAGTCCGAAGACACCGCCGCCCGCTTCCGCGCCTACGGCTGGCAGGTGCTGCGCGTGGAGGACGGCGAGAATTTGGACGAGATCGGGGCCGCCATTCAGCAGGCCCGCGAGCACACGGCGCAGCCCACCCTGATTCAGGTCCGCACCGTGATCGGCTTCGGCAGCCCCCGCGCGGGCACGAGCAAGGCGCACGGCGAGCCGCTGGGTGAGGAGGGCGTGGCCGCCACCAAGCAGGCGCTGGGCTGGGATTACCCGCCCTTCACGGTGCCGGACGAGGTGAAGGCCCACATGGACGCCCGCGAACGTGGCGCCGCGCAGGAGGCCGAGTGGCAGGCGCTGCTCGACCGCTACGGGGAAGCGCACCCCGACCTCGCCGCTGAGGTGATGGGCCTGCTCAAGCGTGACCTGCCGGAGAACCTCGCGGCGGCGCTCCCCACCTATGAACCCGGCGGCAAGGCGGTCGCCACCCGCAACGCCAGCGGCGAGGTCATCAATGCGCTGGCAAAGGTCGTTCCTGGCCTGATGGGCGGCAGCGCGGACCTGTCCGGCAGCACCAAGACCACCATCAAGGACGGCGGGGAATTCCTGCCGGGCCACTACGAGGGCCGCAATGTCTACTTCGGGGTGCGCGAGTTCGGCATGGCCGCCGCCGCCAACGGCCTCGCGCTGTACGGCGGCCCGCGTCCCCTCGTGGGCACCTTCCTGGTGTTCGCGGATTACCTCAAACCCGCCTTCCGGCTCTCCGCGATTCAGATGCAGCCCGTGACCTACGTGCTGACCCACGACTCCATCGGTCTGGGGGAAGACGGCCCCACCCACCAGCCTATCGAGCAGCTCGCCATGCTGCGGGCCGTGCCGGGTGCCCGCGTCATCCGCCCCGCCGACGCCAACGAGACGGCGACCGCGTGGCAGATGGCGCTGGAGTACGGCAAGGGGCCGACCGCGCTGGCCCTCTCGCGTCAGGACCTGCCCATCCTGCCCGCCAACCCGGAAGGCATAAAGAAGGGCGCCTACGTGGTCCGCGACGCCGAGAACGCGGCGGTGGTGCTGATCGCCTCCGGCTCCGAGGTCAGCCTCGCGCTGGACGCGGCAGAGGCGCTGGCCTCGGCAGGCACGCCCGCCCGCGTCGTCTCGATGCCCTGCATGGAGGTTTTCCGCGAGCAGGAGCGCGGTTACCGTGACTCGGTCCTGACTCCCGGCGTGCCCCGCGTCGCCATCGAAGCGGCGAGCAAGTCGCCCTGGTACGAGTGGGTCGGCCACGACGGGGCGGTCATCGGCATGGACACCTTCGGGGCGTCGGCCCCCGCCAAGGTCCTGTTCGAGAAGTTCGGCTTCAGCGTGGAGAACGTCGTCAAGACGGTCAGGGACGTGCTGGCCCGCTGAGGTTGACCCTGGCCCGGCGCCCGCTTTCCAGGAGGAGGCGGGCGCTCCTACTTTCAGTGGCCGTTAGTCGCGGGCGTGGTCGCGGCGGTACTCATCGTGGATCATCTCCAGCAGTTCGGCGCGGGTGGCGCGGGGAAACTTGCGGCGCTTGGCGGTCACGGCCCGCTCGATGGCGCCCCGGTTGCCCCGCGTCAGCGTCAGCAGGCGCCGGAGCCAGACCTCCTCGTCGGTCTTCATCATCCGGCGGGCCGGGGGCCGAAAGCCGCCCGAGTGCCCCGGCCCGCTCCGGCGCGTGAGCAGCAACACCCCCACGCCCGCGAGCGAGATCACGATCAGCACCAGCGCCGTGGTCATGCGGCGAGTCTAGAGCGGGCGCGTCCTTCACACCTCCTCAAGCTTGTGAGCCAAGGCGGGCGGGTGCGGGGGGGAGGTGAGACAGTCGGGCCATGACCGACCACGACAAGAGCCGTCCCAAGGCCCAGCCTGAAACCGCCTCCACCGAGGACTACCCGCAGGAAACGCCGGTCGAGACGCAGGGCACCCAGCCCGGCAGCGAGGCCGAGATGGAGGTCCAGCCCGTCACCATCCGTGAGGACTACCGGGGCAGCGGCAAGCTGGCGGGCAAGGTCGCGCTGATCACCGGCGGCGACAGCGGCATCGGGCGGGCGGTGGCCGTCCACTTCGCCCGCGAGGGGGCCGACGTGGCGATTCTCTACCTCGACGAGCATCAGGACGCGCAAGACACCGTGGCGATGGTGGAGGCCGAGGGCCGCCGTGCGCTGGCCATCGCGGGCGACATCGGGGACGTAGGGTTCGCGCGCCAGGCCGTCGAGCAGACGGTGGCGCGACTGGGCAAGCTCGATGTCCTGGTGAACAATGCGGCCGAGCAGCACGAGCAAAAGGAACTCACCGACATCACGCCCGAGCAACTGGAGCGCACCTTCCGCACCAACATCTTCGGGATGTTCTACCTGACCCAGGCCGCGCTGCCGCACCTCGGGGAAGGCGCGTCCATCATCAACACGACGAGCATCACCGCCTACAAGGGCAGCCCCGAGCTGATGGACTACGCCTCGACCAAGGGGGCCATCGTGGCCTTTACCCGCAGCCTCAGCCAGAACCTCGCGGAGAAGAAGATTCGCGTCAACGCCGTCGCTCCCGGCCCAATCTGGACGCCTCTGATCCCGGCCACCATCAGCGAGGACAAGCTGGCGAGCGATTGGGGCCAGACCCCGTTGGGCCGCCCCGGCCAGCCCGCCGAGGTCGCGCCCGCCTACGTGTTCCTGGCATCGGACGATTCCTCGTACTTCTCCGGGCAGGTGCTGCACCCCAATGGCGGAACGGTGGTCGGGGGGTAGGGTTTTCCCCTCCGCGATGGGCCGTCAGCGTGCAGGGGCTGGCGGCTGATCTTTGGCGGCGATACGCATGCGGGACTGTCCGTTCTGGCCCCCTCCGCTCTTCTGCGGACGCTCAGGAACACGCAGCGGCGGCCCCCAGCGCCCCACCTAGCCTCCCACCACCCGCAGCAGGTGACGTTCCATCTGCCTTACGCTCTGGCGGGCGGCGTGGGCGCTGTCCATGCCCAGCGCATGAACGTAGATCGAGGCCCGGTCGGGGGAAAAGGCCAGCGCGACGGTGCCCGGCAGCAGCCCGGTCAGGGACGCCAGCAGCGTGAGGGGCAGGTCGCCCGTGAGGCGCAGCGGGACCTCCACGATCATCGGGTTGAGGCGGGGCCGGGGTTGCAGGGCCATCAGCGCCATATGGACGTTGGCCCGCACCAGTTCGGCCGAGAAGAAAAGAATCAGGGTCGCGGTTCCGGTCACCGTGCGGATATAGGGAGTCGCTCCCAGCGCCCGGCGAAACAGGGCCAGAATCAGGAAGCCGATCAGCCAGCCTAGCGTCAGGCTCCGCAGGCTGACCTCACCCAGAAACAGCGCCCACACCAGTCCCAGCAGCAGGTTGAAGCCCGCTCCCCTCACGGCCCACCGCTCCTGCCGGGGCAAGGAGCGTCAGGCCAGGGCCGGGGCAGCGGAGCAGCAGGCGTCATGAGGTCAGGATACGGGTTGCCCCGCCGATCAAATTGGGCGAAGGGCGGAGGAGCCCGCAGCACAGGGCTTGCGGGCATCCGTCCCCGCCCGTTCGCTGCGGGGCTTTCACCTCTCTACGTCATTCCTGTCCTGGTCCGCTCTGAACGGGCTGCACTGTCTCCCCCGCGCTCCTCTTCCAGCGGAACCGGGATCAGGACACCGCGTCGGGCCAGCTTGTCAGGCGGGCGCGGGTCCAGAATTCCAGAAAACCCTCGACCTGCGCCACGAAGTCCTGAAAGCTCAGCGATTTGATCAGGTAGGAACTCGCGTGCAGCGTGTAGGCACGGGTGATGTCGTGGTCGTGGTTGGAGGTGGTCAGCATCACCACCGGAATCTGCACCAGCCAGGGATCGGCCTTCATCGCTTCCAGCACCTCGAAGCCCGACATGCCCGGCATGTTCACGTCCAGCAGCACCACGTCGGGCAGGGCACTTTCTGGCGTCCGCAGGACGCGCAGGGCCTCCTGCCCGCTGCTCACCGTGGTGACCTCGCACAGATGAGCGTACTCGGCAAACACCTCCTCGGCGAGGTGGCGGTCCATCAGGCTGTCATCGACGAGCAGCAGGCGCAGAGGACGGCTCACGGACGCGCCTCCCCCCGAGCGCAGGGCGGCAAGGTCAGGAGAAGAGGCTTTAGAGGATGCATAGCTAAGACTCATCTTAGCGGGCCAGGCACGGCTTGGCGGGCGCATGTCTGCTCCGCACTGCTTAAAAAGTCTTGAACGGAGTTCAGCCGCATCCTGGAATCGAGTAAAGACGAACTCAAGGACCCGGCCACCACTTCAGGCCAGCGGGCTCCGCGCTACCCTGCGCCCCATGACTGGCCTGTCCTCTGCCCCCCGGCCCCGTATTCTGGTCGTCAACGACGACGGCATCTTCTCGCCCGGTATCAAGGCGCTGGGGCTGGCGCTGGCCGAGGTGGGCGACGTGGTGGTGGTCGCGCCCGATGTCGAGCAGTCGGCGGTGGGACACGGCATCACCATCCGGCGCCCGCTGCGTTTCAAGCACACGGCGTCGGCAGGCTTCGGGACCCTGCCCGCCTACCGGGTGGATGGCACTCCCGCCGACTGCGTGGTGCTGGGAGTGCATCTGCTCGGAAGGCCAGACCTGGTGGTCAGCGGGATCAACGTGGGGCCGAACCTGGGCGACGACCTGACGCACTCGGGCACGGTCGCGGCGGCCATCGAGGGGCTGGCGCTGGGGCTGCCGTCGGTCGCGTTCAGTGCGCGGGCCAATGGAGATGGCGAGTACGGCTTCGCGGCGGGAGCGGCCTACGCCGCGCGGCTGGCCCGCGAGGTGCTCTCCAGGGGGCTGCCGCCGCGGGTGCTGCTGAACGTCAACTTTCCGGCGGGTACGCCGCGCGGGGTGCGGGTCACCCGCGTGGGCGAACACCGCTGGGAGGACTCCATCGTGACCCGGCAGGATCCCGAGGGCCGCGAGTACCACTGGGTCGCGGGCCAGAGCACTGCCCCTGACGCCGACGACCCCGCGACCGACTATGGGGCGGTGGCGGCCGGGTACATCAGCGTGACGCCCGTGCGGCTCGACCTGACGGCGCGGGACCTGCTGGATGAGGTGGGGGGTTACGTGCCAGAGGTGTGATCCGGCCCCAGGCTGCGCTGCACCTCGAACGCCCAGGCCCGCACCCCGTCCGGCACCGTCAGCGGCGGCACCTCGCCCGTCCAGCGGCTGGCGACGAGGGCGAGGCC
This portion of the Deinococcus terrestris genome encodes:
- a CDS encoding DUF1800 domain-containing protein; the protein is MPLPPLSRKLSAEDAAHLLRRTAFGATDAGIRALVGRPAHEVTRDLLSFGDERAPGNPFDPSSAATPGAGIQLTRAAWLYELFYGPHPLRELLALAWSNHFVIGTDKVRNVPMLTAYLGLLRRHSATTDFARFTLEVAQSPAMLRYLDNDQNRKGRPNENFSRELLELFTTGIGPYTEDDVREGARALTGWSFEGGRGNQNFLQEARFLFRPGQHDTGQKTYLGQSGNLGGEDVIRLAATHPATAPFIARKLHRALVADEPDPAAVAASAETFRRTHGNVRAVLEELLASEHFYSRRAAIIRGPVAFITGAVRTLGQPKLEAKQILTLAQTAGRMGQLLLEPDTVKGWDGGREWINDTTLLLRMQVAASLTTAGTAPKLEAQPSDLALLGTERSPLAGVTDGLNPKQRLYLTLISPEFGLA
- a CDS encoding RNA polymerase sigma factor — encoded protein: MALNSLPDKQLVPLAAHPGPHREAAFEVLVRRHSPRLHRLAAGMVGPGSADDVLQEVWMGVYRNLRGFRQEAQFTTWLHRIALNACHKALAARPSLPLDEAPEPASPHSPARTGEQADLRARLAWALARLPPEQRDAVTLRELGGLDYAEIAGVLGVEVGTVKSRLSRGRAALRELLSAVGVTP
- a CDS encoding DUF1501 domain-containing protein; this encodes MTVDRRDFLKYSALAVAATSGMPGFLARAAAQAATQPAAGGKTLVVIQLTGGNDGLNTLVPYSNGAYYAARPNIAIPRKDVLTLTPDLGMHPSLKPLMPLWESGHLAWMENVGYPNPNRSHFASMAIWHTADPTQAQAEGWIGRVAEKIGDPFCASNLGGTTPQALRASEFSLPSIDRVDSFQVRLPAGLDGAFERLLNLPREGEADYLGRAARQMVANTREVQANVAKYRPGAKYPEGRFGLNLQDAARLIAAGTGQRVLYVSLGGFDTHAGQRAEQDELLATLASGLAAFQADLEAQGLADRVIVMGFSEFGRRVAENGSAGTDHGQGSVMFALGQGVKGGIHGDSPDLENLADGDIRYRQDFRGVYAGALTHWLGLNARDILRGDFAGPEWVA
- a CDS encoding serine/threonine-protein kinase; this translates as MKRAFALALALTALAQATPADDLAAALRQSRTLAARGEAEVSVYFPPRAVPTRTAARLPVVPFRPALLARHFTVTRQDAPAPVVGREAIRYDLTPKVGQAARWTLWVDRAWNVPLAYEERMPDGTLARRAALTRVQPQPVRVQTDVPPIPAGLRSAVLTALPGLRFPPGFAPVSAEVREGGGVTVSLSDGVNVLALVVAPRNVRAAPGVASRRVGGRFVWLVGNLPDGPLRNALSGIRAVDETPLGTFLPSVGSKR
- the tkt gene encoding transketolase, with protein sequence MTAERQGQDLDRLSITTMRTLAIDAVQAANSGHPGAPLGASPMAYVLWQRFLRHNPQNPEWAGRDRFVLSAGHASMLIYSLLHLTGYDMPLEDIKRFRQWQSKTPGHPEFFHTPGLDATTGPLGQGAAMTVGMAMAEAHLAARYNRDGFPIFDNHVYSILGDGDLQEGVNHEAAALAGHLKLGKLIWLHDDNAVQLDTATEKAESEDTAARFRAYGWQVLRVEDGENLDEIGAAIQQAREHTAQPTLIQVRTVIGFGSPRAGTSKAHGEPLGEEGVAATKQALGWDYPPFTVPDEVKAHMDARERGAAQEAEWQALLDRYGEAHPDLAAEVMGLLKRDLPENLAAALPTYEPGGKAVATRNASGEVINALAKVVPGLMGGSADLSGSTKTTIKDGGEFLPGHYEGRNVYFGVREFGMAAAANGLALYGGPRPLVGTFLVFADYLKPAFRLSAIQMQPVTYVLTHDSIGLGEDGPTHQPIEQLAMLRAVPGARVIRPADANETATAWQMALEYGKGPTALALSRQDLPILPANPEGIKKGAYVVRDAENAAVVLIASGSEVSLALDAAEALASAGTPARVVSMPCMEVFREQERGYRDSVLTPGVPRVAIEAASKSPWYEWVGHDGAVIGMDTFGASAPAKVLFEKFGFSVENVVKTVRDVLAR
- a CDS encoding metal-dependent transcriptional regulator, with amino-acid sequence MTARLLSPSAEDYLKHLYVLGQDGKVNTQALADALGVVPASATGMLRKLSEQGLVAHAPYQGARLTAEGEQVALEVLRHHRLLELFLHRALGVPLDEVHEEAERLEHALSERLEARIAAWLGDPTHDPHGDPIPTLRGEVPARAERRLTQLAPEETATVARVPDGDPAGLRALVAAGLTPGAALTLTRVDAALGTLTVALAGGPLTLALGVAAQVHVHGGAE
- a CDS encoding GNAT family N-acetyltransferase codes for the protein MTDTRSSLHFRSFQQADAPAVADLVTRSVRGLWTYRPEHFRESTRPERRRLVAVRGGEVVATAHLAPFGDSAPDALRLDLAGEGAVFSPLYLALLAEWPAGYSRLLGVTREDFSEKMTFFAAAGFRNAWQSWGAHLDLRGWDPERFRALEERLFLEGYEVDRWRMDAPEAEWQALYTLHRQGEADVPRNPTTMTAPLDLLALREVMTREEAVFVVRRRGELLALTRLTLPQDRSLQGTSEVSSDLTVTHPAHRGRGLATLVKAHALAWAQTEGYTHAGTGGAILNLPMLRVNTRLGYVPEAMWVTWEKRLRREGTEVRKCSEL